The following coding sequences are from one Collimonas arenae window:
- a CDS encoding NAD(P)/FAD-dependent oxidoreductase, producing the protein MDTNVKLDAAPTSANNTPIETDAVIIGAGPVGLFQVFELGLLEIKAHVIDSLPVVGGQCVELYPDKPIYDIPAVPVCTGQELTDNLLKQIEPFEPTFHLGQEVTLVARREDNRFDVETSTGTRFITKTIFIAAGVGSFQPRTIKVDGIDQYDNTQLFYRVKDPVQFHGKNLVICGGGDSALDWALDLVGKAESVVLLHRREEFRAAPASVAKMKALCEAYEMQFLVGQVTGHEAKDGKLSEIKVTGPDGVTRRLPLDTLLVFFGLSPKLGPIAEWSLDIERKQLKVVDTEKFETNIPGIFAVGDINTYPGKKKLILSGFHEAALAAFGAAPYIFPDKKIHMQYTTTSPKLHKILGVESPVFD; encoded by the coding sequence ATGGATACCAACGTCAAGCTTGATGCAGCACCCACTTCTGCCAACAACACCCCGATCGAGACGGATGCCGTCATCATCGGCGCCGGTCCGGTCGGCCTGTTCCAGGTCTTTGAACTCGGCCTGCTCGAGATCAAGGCACACGTCATCGATTCGCTGCCGGTAGTCGGCGGCCAGTGCGTCGAACTGTATCCGGACAAGCCGATCTACGACATCCCGGCAGTGCCTGTCTGCACCGGCCAGGAACTGACCGACAACCTGCTCAAGCAGATCGAGCCATTTGAACCGACCTTCCATCTTGGCCAGGAAGTCACGCTGGTGGCGCGCCGCGAAGACAACCGCTTCGACGTCGAAACCTCGACCGGCACCCGCTTCATCACCAAGACCATCTTCATCGCAGCCGGCGTCGGCTCGTTCCAGCCGCGCACCATCAAGGTCGACGGCATTGATCAGTACGACAACACGCAGCTGTTCTACCGCGTCAAGGATCCAGTTCAGTTCCACGGCAAGAACCTGGTGATCTGCGGCGGTGGCGATTCGGCGCTGGACTGGGCGCTGGACCTGGTCGGCAAGGCGGAATCGGTCGTGCTGCTGCATCGTCGGGAAGAATTCCGCGCCGCGCCGGCTTCGGTCGCCAAGATGAAAGCCTTGTGCGAAGCCTACGAAATGCAATTCCTGGTCGGCCAGGTGACCGGCCACGAAGCCAAGGACGGCAAACTGAGCGAGATCAAGGTCACCGGCCCTGATGGCGTGACACGCCGCCTGCCGCTGGATACGCTGCTGGTATTCTTCGGCCTGTCGCCGAAACTCGGCCCGATCGCCGAATGGAGCCTGGACATCGAACGCAAGCAGTTGAAAGTGGTCGACACCGAGAAATTCGAAACCAACATCCCGGGCATTTTTGCCGTCGGCGACATCAACACCTATCCGGGCAAGAAGAAACTGATCCTGTCAGGCTTCCATGAAGCCGCATTGGCTGCCTTCGGCGCCGCGCCGTATATCTTCCCGGACAAGAAGATCCACATGCAGTACACCACCACATCACCGAAGCTGCACAAGATCCTGGGTGTGGAATCGCCTGTGTTCGATTAA
- the fdxA gene encoding ferredoxin FdxA: MTHVVTESCIRCRYTDCVDVCPVDCFRQGPNFLSIDPDECIDCAVCVAECPVNAIYAEEDVPADQQQFIKLNEDLSRHWPSITKTVAPLADADAWKDVKEKLEFLQR; the protein is encoded by the coding sequence ATGACCCACGTTGTGACCGAATCCTGCATTCGCTGCCGCTATACCGACTGCGTGGATGTATGCCCGGTTGATTGCTTCCGCCAAGGCCCGAATTTCCTCTCGATCGACCCGGACGAATGCATCGATTGTGCCGTGTGCGTCGCCGAATGTCCGGTCAACGCCATCTACGCCGAGGAAGATGTGCCTGCGGACCAGCAGCAGTTCATCAAGCTCAACGAAGACCTGTCGCGCCACTGGCCGTCGATCACCAAGACGGTTGCGCCGCTGGCGGATGCCGACGCGTGGAAAGACGTCAAAGAAAAACTGGAATTTTTGCAACGTTAA
- the pnp gene encoding polyribonucleotide nucleotidyltransferase: protein MFNKVTKTFQYGQHQVTLETGEIARQASGAVMVSIEDTVVLATVVARKDAKPGQDFFPLTVDYVEKTYAAGRIPGGFFKREGRPSEKETLTSRLIDRPIRPLFPEGYLNEVQVIIHVLSVNPEIDPDIAAMIGASAALSVAGIPFAGPVGAARVGYIDGQYVLNPTTSQLTKSAMDLVVAGTETAVLMVESEAQQLSEEVMLGAVVFGHEQSKAVIDAIHELVRDGGKPEVEWSPAPKNDALIARVAHFGETKLRAAYQIKDKQARTAKLKDATAEVNADLAAEAASIGATAPDSAEVSGILFDLEAKIVRSQILEGEPRIDGRDTRTVRPITIRTGVLPRTHGSALFTRGETQALVVATLGTARDEQKIDALMGEYSDRFMLHYNMPPFATGETGRVGTPKRREIGHGRLAKRALQAALPAPEDFSYSVRLVSEITESNGSSSMASVCGGCLALMDAGVPMQAHVAGIAMGLIKDGSKFAVLTDILGDEDHLGDMDFKVAGTANGITALQMDIKIQGITKEIMQVALAQAKEGRIHILGKMQEAVPHGKTELSDFAPRLITIKINPEKIRDVIGKGGAVIRALTEETGTQIDISDEGVVTIASVDAAAGQEAKRRIEELTASVEVGKVYEGTVLKLLDFGAIVQVLPGKDGLLHISQIANERVNAVADYLKEGQQVRVKVLETDDRGRLKLSMKAAQADEGGEAAPVAAQ from the coding sequence GTGTTTAATAAAGTTACTAAGACATTCCAGTACGGACAACATCAAGTCACACTGGAAACCGGCGAGATCGCTCGCCAAGCCTCCGGCGCAGTGATGGTATCGATCGAAGATACCGTTGTGCTGGCTACTGTTGTGGCGCGCAAAGATGCCAAGCCAGGTCAGGATTTTTTTCCGTTGACCGTTGATTACGTTGAAAAGACCTACGCGGCTGGTCGTATCCCAGGCGGTTTCTTCAAGCGCGAAGGCCGTCCTTCCGAAAAAGAAACCCTGACATCGCGCCTGATCGATCGTCCGATCCGTCCGTTGTTCCCAGAAGGTTACCTGAATGAAGTGCAAGTCATTATTCATGTGCTGTCGGTCAATCCGGAAATTGATCCAGACATCGCTGCAATGATCGGCGCCTCGGCCGCCCTGTCGGTTGCCGGCATTCCTTTCGCAGGCCCAGTTGGCGCCGCACGCGTTGGTTACATCGACGGTCAATACGTATTGAACCCAACTACATCGCAATTGACCAAGTCCGCCATGGATCTGGTGGTTGCCGGTACTGAAACCGCAGTGTTGATGGTTGAGTCCGAAGCGCAGCAGCTGTCGGAAGAAGTCATGCTGGGCGCGGTTGTATTCGGCCACGAGCAATCGAAGGCGGTTATCGACGCGATCCATGAGCTGGTGCGTGACGGCGGCAAGCCTGAAGTGGAATGGAGCCCAGCACCGAAGAATGACGCGCTGATCGCTCGCGTTGCGCATTTCGGTGAAACCAAGCTGCGCGCTGCTTATCAAATCAAAGACAAGCAAGCCCGTACTGCCAAGCTGAAAGACGCTACTGCTGAAGTCAACGCGGATTTGGCGGCGGAAGCTGCATCGATCGGCGCAACAGCGCCTGATTCGGCAGAAGTCAGCGGCATCCTGTTTGACCTGGAAGCCAAGATCGTCCGTTCGCAGATCCTCGAAGGCGAGCCACGTATCGACGGTCGCGATACACGCACTGTGCGTCCAATCACGATCCGTACTGGCGTGCTACCGCGTACCCACGGTTCGGCACTGTTCACCCGCGGCGAAACCCAAGCGCTGGTAGTTGCCACGCTGGGCACTGCACGCGACGAACAAAAGATCGACGCGCTGATGGGCGAGTACTCGGACCGCTTCATGCTGCATTACAACATGCCTCCGTTCGCTACTGGCGAAACCGGCCGCGTTGGTACGCCAAAGCGCCGCGAAATCGGTCACGGTCGTTTGGCCAAGCGTGCTCTGCAAGCAGCCTTGCCGGCACCGGAAGATTTCAGCTACTCGGTGCGCCTGGTATCGGAAATCACCGAATCCAACGGTTCGTCGTCGATGGCTTCGGTCTGCGGCGGCTGCCTGGCGTTGATGGATGCCGGCGTGCCGATGCAAGCGCACGTGGCTGGTATTGCCATGGGCCTGATCAAGGATGGCAGCAAGTTCGCCGTTCTGACAGACATCCTGGGCGACGAAGATCACCTCGGCGACATGGACTTCAAGGTAGCTGGTACAGCTAACGGTATCACTGCATTGCAGATGGATATCAAGATCCAGGGTATCACCAAGGAAATCATGCAAGTCGCTTTGGCGCAAGCTAAAGAAGGCCGTATCCATATCCTCGGCAAGATGCAAGAAGCCGTACCGCACGGTAAAACCGAGCTGTCCGATTTCGCTCCGCGCCTGATCACCATCAAGATCAATCCGGAAAAAATCCGTGACGTGATCGGCAAGGGCGGCGCAGTGATTCGCGCGCTGACCGAAGAAACCGGTACCCAGATCGACATCAGCGACGAAGGCGTGGTCACCATCGCTTCGGTCGACGCTGCTGCAGGCCAGGAAGCCAAGCGCCGTATCGAAGAACTGACTGCTTCGGTTGAAGTGGGCAAGGTCTACGAAGGCACCGTACTGAAGCTGCTGGACTTCGGCGCAATCGTACAGGTATTGCCGGGCAAAGACGGTCTGCTGCACATCAGCCAGATCGCCAATGAGCGCGTCAATGCCGTAGCCGATTACCTGAAAGAAGGCCAGCAAGTGCGCGTCAAGGTTCTCGAGACCGACGACCGCGGCCGTCTGAAACTGTCGATGAAGGCAGCGCAGGCTGACGAAGGCGGCGAAGCTGCTCCGGTAGCTGCACAGTAA